Proteins from a single region of Anastrepha ludens isolate Willacy chromosome 5, idAnaLude1.1, whole genome shotgun sequence:
- the LOC128863804 gene encoding LOW QUALITY PROTEIN: uncharacterized protein LOC128863804 (The sequence of the model RefSeq protein was modified relative to this genomic sequence to represent the inferred CDS: substituted 1 base at 1 genomic stop codon) encodes MDWVIHDELGITVGHVASGAAASAMVIGGVIPYVPQYLEIKKTQDADGFSLHVCLALLIANSLRIFFWFSKQYELPLLVQSVVMNITMFLMIHLCVKVKRMNASSREHTFSADDLHLPKVTTDTDTAGSVSTDVGTLKRTRSRHYLNDLDYKYFWNWSDFQSYLDFMLVVWAVGAAITYLMLSVKWFMESVGFCAVFTEAMLGAPQFVRNFKNKSTYGMSIQMVIMWTLGDMFKTGYFIVRESPTQFWICGTLQVSLDIAILLQVWFYRKNTKARETRRGDXQFAPEEQQQQSQNSPHDLHIQTNNSDNNQSLGITTTSSGDDHLLTAIADDEHFNSYGNPEYKKYHDNRAFQYHHNNNILSKGRVASKMLPADEGEDSTLDAVVIVKRPDSITKLTANRIKLDTPNDNGSGYARDAGRRHRRCRCQHNDAVRQRHNATQTRDPILNWSQTHICHRRSATMDCCSKKSTNSCCSLINDELKSGEVTCHCHITHHCHHYSPGSGCGGGIRHKRQCEHRSRSSGISNKRQHRHQHHHHHHYRHLQPELHKRNKNNNVRQLPGYNSKSSFDSSDDLQQSGLDAHKERLQEIAIEIDAASMTEDNTSTATSNFPYKMAMGSMVPIKMAPPHLHDEDGKKQRRKQRRRLCDSMNSNSTAETEELSHENFSEKDDGRATNSSLTGQINAHHRVWGSRDINDFINTNIKTESKTDRGFEDNITTRATCCDDSRCCVQSGEEPNQNVVHNECVKIRRKLFRASATNDCCSTCSHCSNCSCQNADATSCSSIDDLDVDDNDEEQRMAPHELVVAAECHRCTLHCISTTSTGEEEEEDADTDDKLTANTATQLSHPQRHFQDNNTTDSSAHTSRRSSASYCSCHSSTCCCCECNCAVDVGDDDCDTVTTGQMHTARDTSCTALTSAADLDAEHSSTLTPLTNASSVVSTPGAEEADVTLRSLNNTLSENVCSSLSQSAEYFSLSSGNDQSQMCPIDTPTRRPLKAHCENVPTGTTAQTNLNETADAVVASRKPCKHYIKHHRHKRVASPLDCYL; translated from the exons GTTTTCCAAACAATATGAGCTTCCGCTTCTCGTTCAAAGCGTTGTGATGAACATTACCATGTTTCTTATGATCCATTTGTGCGTTAAAGTGAAACGAATGAATGCGTCAAGTAGGGAGCACACATTTTCGG CTGATGATCTACATCTACCAAAAGTAACGACCGACACGGATACTGCTGGTTCAGTTTCCACAGATGTTGGCACTTTAAAACGTACCCGCTCCAGGCACTATTTAAACG atcTCGATTACAAATACTTTTGGAATTGGAGCGATTTTCAATCGTATTTAGACTTTATGCTCGTGGTTTGGGCAGTCGGAGCAGCTATCACATATCTAATGTTATCAGTTAAGTGGTTTATGGAGTCAGTAGGCTTTTGTGCAGTCTTTACGGAGGCTATGCTGG gaGCTCCGCAATTTGTACGAAATTTCAAGAATAAATCAACATATGGCATGAGCATCCAAATGGTTATCATGTGGACGCTGGGAGATATGTTCAAGACTGGTTATTTTATTGTTAGAGAATCTCCAACGCAATTTTGGATTTGCGGTACACTTCAG GTGAGCTTAGATATTGCAATCCTATTACAAGTTTGGTTCTACAGAAAGAACACAAAAGCGCGTGAGACGCGCCGTGGAGATTAGCAGTTTGCCCCCGaagaacaacagcaacaatcacaaaatagtCCACACGATCTACACATTCAAACCAACAATTCGGATAACAATCAATCTCTTGGCATCACTACTACAAGCAGTGGGGATGATCATTTACTCACTGCTATTGCCGATGATGAACATTTCAACAGCTATGGAAATCccgaatataaaaaatatcacgaTAACAGAGCCTTCCAATATCACCATAATAACAATATACTAAGTAAAGGAAGAGTTGCTTCCAAAATGTTGCCTGCTGATGAAGGGGAAGATTCCACTTTAGATGCAGTTGTAATTGTCAAGCGGCCTGATAGTATAACCAAACTAACGGCGAATAGAATAAAATTGGATACACCGAATGATAATGGATCTGGGTATGCTAGAGATGCTGGACGAAGGCATCGCAGATGTCGATGTCAGCATAATGATGCAGTGCGACAGCGACACAACGCCACTCAAACTCGGGACCCTATTTTAAACTGGAGTCAGACACACATTTGCCATAGACGAAGCGCTACAATGGATTGCTGTAGCAAAAAATCAACGAATAGCTGTTGTAGTCTGATCAATGACGAATTAAAATCGGGCGAAGTCACCTGTCACTGCCATATCACTCACCACTGTCACCATTATTCCCCAGGCAGTGGGTGTGGAGGTGGTATCAGGCACAAGCGACAGTGTGAACATCGTAGTCGCAGTAGTGGCATATCAAACAAGCGCCAGCATCGGCATcaacaccatcatcatcatcactatcGCCACTTGCAACCGGAACTCCATAAacggaataaaaataataacgtcCGCCAGCTTCCAGGTTATAACAGTAAGTCTTCCTTCGATTCCAGTGACGATCTGCAACAGTCTGGTTTAGATGCACACAAAGAACGATTGCAAGAAATTGCAATCGAAATAGATGCAGCATCAATGACTGAAGACAATACAAGCACTGCCACCTCTAATTTTCCGTACAAAATGGCGATGGGAAGCATGGTACCTATTAAAATGGCGCCACCACACCTGCACGACGAGGATGGTAAAAAGCAACGGCGGAAACAACGACGCCGACTTTGTGATTCTATGAATTCCAATAGCACAGCTGAAACTGAAGAACTATCGCACGAAAATTTCAGCGAAAAGGATGATGGCAGAG CGACAAATAGTTCATTAACCGGGCAAATTAACGCCCACCATAGAGTATGGGGCAGCAGAGATATTAATG ATTTTATTAATACCAACATCAAGACTGAATCTAAAACGGACAGAGGTTTTGAAGACAACATTACGACGCGCGCAACTTGTTGTGATGATTCGCGTTGTTGCGTTCAGAGCGGAGAAGAGCCTAATCAGAATGTGGTGCATAACGAGTGTGTTAAAATTCGACGAAAATTGTTCAGAGCTAGTGCTACTAACGACTGTTGCAGCACTTGCTCTCATTGTTCCAATTGTTCTTGTCAAAATGCAGATGCCACGAGTTGTAGTAGCATCGATGACTTAGATGTTGATGACAATGACGAAGAGCAACGAATGGCTCCACATGAGCTAGTGGTGGCAGCAGAATGTCATCGCTGTACCTTGCACTGTATATCCACCACATCAACGGGTGAAGAGGAGGAAGAGGATGCAGACACCGACGACAAACTTACCGCAAACACGGCAACACAACTTTCGCACCCTCAACGACATTTCCAGGACAACAATACCACGGACAGTTCTGCACATACTAGCCGAAGAAGCAGTGCAAGCTATTGTTCCTGCCATTCGAGCACATGCTGTTGTTGCGAATGCAATTGTGCGGTTGATGTTGGTGATGATGACTGCGACACTGTCACAACTGGCCAAATGCATACTGCTAGAGACACTTCCTGCACGGCCTTAACATCGGCTGCCGACCTCGATGCGGAGCATTCGAGTACGCTGACGCCGCTAACAAATGCCTCGTCAGTTGTGTCAACGCCAGGTGCGGAAGAAGCAGATGTGACGCTTCGCAGTTTGAACAATACACTTTCCGAGAATGTTTGTTCATCACTTAGCCAATCAGCAGAATATTTTTCACTATCGTCTGGTAATGACCAAAGCCAAATGTGTCCTATAGACACACCTACACGTAGGCCATTGAAAGCGCATTGCGAAAACGTTCCGACTGGAACTACAGCGCAAACCAATTTGAATGAAACGGCTGATGCAGTCGTTGCAAGTAGGAAGCCCTGCAAACACTACATCAAACATCATCGCCATAAACGCGTGGCATCTCCATTGGACTGCTATTTATGA